A window of the Streptomyces sp. Ag109_O5-10 genome harbors these coding sequences:
- a CDS encoding RsmB/NOP family class I SAM-dependent RNA methyltransferase, translated as MSEQSRRPRRPAKPYRRPQKDPVRVLAFEALRAVDERDAYANLVLPPLLRKAREKGDFDGRDAALATELVYGTLRRQGTYDAIIAECVDRPLREVDPPVLDVLSLGVHQLLGTRIPSHAAVSASVELARVVLGDGRAKFVNAVLRKVAQDDLDGWIAKVAPAYDQDPEDHLAVVHSHPRWVVSALWDSLGGGRAGIEELLAADNERPEVTLVARPGRATTEELLGEEAAVPGRWSPYAVRLAEGGEPGAITAVHEGRAGVQDEGSQLVALALANAPVEGPDAKWLDGCAGPGGKAALLAALAAERGAVLLASEKQPHRAGLVEKALHGNPGPYQVIAADGTRPPWRPGTFDRVLMDVPCTGLGALRRRPEARWRRRPEDLDTFGPLQRALLLTAIDSVRVGGVVGYATCSPHLAETRAVVQDVLKQRPDTELVDARPLLPGAPELGEGPDVQLWPHLHGTDAMYLALIRRTG; from the coding sequence GTGAGCGAGCAGTCCCGGCGGCCGCGCAGGCCCGCCAAGCCCTACCGCCGTCCCCAGAAGGACCCCGTCCGCGTCCTCGCCTTCGAGGCGCTGCGCGCCGTGGACGAGCGGGACGCGTACGCCAACCTCGTGCTGCCGCCACTGCTGCGCAAGGCCCGGGAGAAGGGCGACTTCGACGGGCGGGACGCCGCGCTCGCGACCGAGCTGGTGTACGGGACGCTGCGCCGCCAGGGGACGTACGACGCGATCATCGCCGAGTGCGTCGACCGGCCGCTGCGCGAGGTGGACCCGCCGGTCCTCGACGTGCTCAGCCTCGGTGTGCACCAGCTGCTCGGGACGCGGATCCCCAGCCACGCCGCCGTCTCCGCCTCCGTCGAGCTGGCCCGGGTGGTGCTGGGCGACGGACGGGCCAAGTTCGTCAACGCCGTGCTCCGCAAGGTCGCCCAGGACGACCTGGACGGCTGGATCGCGAAGGTCGCACCGGCCTACGACCAGGACCCCGAGGACCATCTGGCCGTGGTGCACTCGCATCCGCGGTGGGTCGTCTCCGCCCTCTGGGACTCGCTGGGGGGCGGCCGCGCGGGGATCGAGGAACTGCTGGCCGCCGACAACGAGCGGCCCGAGGTGACCCTGGTCGCCCGGCCGGGGCGGGCCACCACCGAGGAGCTCCTCGGCGAGGAGGCCGCCGTACCGGGACGCTGGTCGCCGTATGCCGTGCGGCTCGCCGAGGGCGGGGAGCCGGGCGCCATCACGGCCGTGCACGAGGGCCGGGCCGGCGTGCAGGACGAGGGCAGCCAGCTGGTCGCCCTCGCGCTCGCCAACGCGCCCGTCGAGGGACCGGACGCGAAGTGGCTCGACGGCTGCGCAGGCCCCGGCGGCAAGGCCGCCCTGCTCGCCGCGCTCGCCGCCGAGCGGGGGGCCGTGCTGCTCGCCTCCGAGAAGCAGCCGCACCGGGCCGGGCTGGTCGAGAAGGCGCTGCACGGCAACCCGGGGCCGTACCAGGTCATCGCGGCCGACGGCACCCGGCCGCCGTGGCGCCCGGGCACCTTCGACCGGGTCCTGATGGACGTCCCCTGCACGGGCCTGGGCGCGCTGCGGCGCCGCCCGGAGGCACGCTGGAGGCGCCGCCCCGAGGACCTCGACACCTTCGGTCCGCTGCAGCGTGCGCTGCTGCTGACCGCGATCGACTCGGTGCGGGTGGGCGGGGTGGTCGGGTACGCCACGTGCTCCCCGCACCTGGCGGAGACGCGGGCGGTGGTCCAGGACGTGCTGAAGCAGCGCCCGGACACCGAGCTCGTGGACGCGCGTCCGCTGCTGCCGGGGGCGCCGGAGCTGGGCGAGGGGCCGGACGTGCAGCTGTGGCCGCACCTGCACGGCACCGACGCGATGTACCTGGCACTGATCCGGAGGACCGGCTGA
- a CDS encoding GntP family permease, translated as MTTHTWWLLLILTIAITALIYLINSRLRIHPFVALIVVAVGTGLAAGEPVTKLVGSLEDGAGGTLGDVGITLALGAMLGRLLSDSGATDALAHALIDRSSTRGLPWLVTAAAFVIGIPMFFEVGLIVLLPLIFSVARRLESQGGTQGSPYVLLGVPAIAALSTLHGMLPPHPGPLTAMTGLHADLGLTVVVGFVCAVPTVILAGPVYARWIAPRLAEVRPDEALVAQFTGASHSVRATSPVSVTVGAPHASSADTDVTSRSRIPTGLAVTAVLVPVALMLLRTLAETVLDETSTVSSALTFLGEPVVAMLAGLLFALGVTTLGTGRSGEEVRASLTDSLKSIAAILLIIGGGGAFKQVLQDSGIGDAIASAAKGAHLNVIVLGWLIALLLSLTTGSATVGIVSATGIIAPMVSGGGLEASLLVVAIGAGSLGLNYVNHAGFWLVKESFGMDLTQATKTQTVVQTLVSVLGLGMALLLSVFA; from the coding sequence ATGACCACGCACACCTGGTGGTTGCTGCTCATCCTCACCATCGCGATCACGGCCCTGATCTACCTCATCAACTCCCGCTTGCGCATCCATCCGTTCGTCGCGCTCATCGTCGTCGCTGTCGGCACCGGCCTCGCCGCCGGCGAGCCCGTCACCAAACTGGTGGGATCCCTCGAGGACGGTGCCGGCGGCACCCTCGGAGACGTGGGCATCACCCTGGCCCTGGGCGCCATGCTCGGGCGCCTGCTGTCCGACTCGGGCGCCACCGACGCCCTCGCCCACGCCCTGATCGACCGCTCCAGCACCCGCGGGCTGCCCTGGCTGGTCACCGCCGCGGCGTTCGTGATCGGCATCCCGATGTTCTTCGAGGTCGGCCTGATCGTGCTACTGCCGCTGATCTTCAGCGTGGCGCGCAGGCTGGAATCCCAGGGCGGCACGCAGGGCTCCCCGTACGTCCTGCTCGGCGTACCGGCCATCGCCGCGCTGTCCACCCTGCACGGCATGCTGCCGCCGCACCCGGGTCCGCTCACCGCCATGACCGGTCTCCACGCCGACCTGGGCCTCACCGTGGTCGTCGGCTTCGTCTGCGCCGTCCCCACCGTGATCCTGGCCGGCCCCGTCTACGCCCGGTGGATCGCGCCGCGCCTTGCCGAGGTTCGCCCGGACGAGGCTCTTGTCGCGCAGTTCACGGGTGCGTCGCATTCCGTCCGAGCGACGTCGCCTGTCAGCGTGACGGTCGGCGCTCCGCATGCGTCATCGGCGGACACGGACGTCACGTCCCGTTCCCGGATACCGACCGGATTGGCCGTCACCGCGGTGCTCGTCCCTGTCGCCCTCATGCTGCTGCGTACCCTCGCCGAAACGGTGCTCGACGAGACGAGCACCGTGAGTTCCGCGCTGACCTTCCTGGGCGAGCCCGTCGTGGCGATGCTCGCCGGGCTGCTCTTCGCTCTCGGCGTGACCACTCTGGGCACGGGCCGCTCCGGCGAGGAGGTCCGCGCATCCCTGACGGACAGCCTGAAGTCCATCGCCGCCATCCTGCTCATCATCGGCGGCGGTGGTGCGTTCAAGCAGGTTCTCCAGGACTCCGGCATCGGCGACGCGATCGCCTCCGCCGCCAAGGGGGCGCATCTGAACGTCATCGTGCTGGGCTGGCTGATCGCACTCCTGCTGTCGCTGACCACCGGTTCCGCCACCGTCGGCATCGTCTCCGCCACCGGCATCATCGCCCCCATGGTCAGCGGGGGCGGCCTGGAGGCATCGCTGCTCGTGGTGGCCATCGGGGCAGGCTCCCTCGGGCTGAACTACGTGAACCACGCCGGATTCTGGCTGGTCAAGGAATCCTTCGGCATGGATCTCACTCAGGCCACGAAGACACAGACGGTGGTGCAGACCCTGGTGAGCGTGCTCGGCCTCGGAATGGCGCTCCTCCTGTCCGTGTTCGCCTGA
- the coaBC gene encoding bifunctional phosphopantothenoylcysteine decarboxylase/phosphopantothenate--cysteine ligase CoaBC, which translates to MGKPKVVLGVSGGIAAYKACELLRRFTESGHDVRVVPTASALHFVGAATWSALSGNPVSIEVWDHVEEVPHVRIGQHADLVVVAPATADMLAKAAHGLADDLLTNTLLTARCPVVFAPAMHTEMWEHPATQENVATLRRRGAVVIDPAVGRLTGVDTGKGRFPDPAEIFEACRRILVRGAAEPDLAGRHVVVSAGGTREPLDPVRFLGNRSSGKQGYALARTAAARGARVTLVAANTTGLPDPAGVDVVPVGTAVQLREAVLKAAADADAVVMAAAVADFRPAVYAAGKIKKKDGQEPEPIVLVRNPDILAEISADRARSGQVIVGFAAETDDVLANGRTKLARKGCDLLVVNEVGERKTFGSEENEAVVLGADGSETPVPHGPKEALADIVWDLVTARLG; encoded by the coding sequence GTGGGCAAGCCGAAGGTCGTGCTGGGGGTCAGCGGCGGCATCGCCGCGTACAAGGCCTGTGAGCTGCTGCGGAGGTTCACGGAGTCGGGTCACGACGTCCGGGTCGTGCCCACCGCCTCCGCGCTGCACTTCGTCGGGGCCGCGACCTGGTCCGCCCTCTCCGGCAACCCGGTCTCCATCGAGGTCTGGGACCACGTCGAGGAGGTCCCGCACGTCCGCATCGGCCAGCACGCCGACCTGGTCGTCGTCGCCCCGGCCACCGCCGACATGCTCGCCAAGGCCGCCCACGGCCTCGCCGACGACCTGCTCACCAACACCCTCCTCACCGCCCGCTGCCCGGTCGTCTTCGCCCCCGCGATGCACACGGAGATGTGGGAGCACCCGGCCACCCAGGAGAACGTGGCCACGCTGCGCCGCCGCGGCGCCGTCGTGATCGACCCGGCGGTCGGCCGCCTCACCGGCGTCGACACCGGCAAGGGCCGCTTCCCCGACCCGGCGGAGATCTTCGAGGCCTGCCGGCGCATCCTGGTGAGAGGAGCGGCGGAGCCCGACCTGGCCGGCCGCCACGTCGTCGTCTCCGCCGGCGGCACCCGGGAGCCCCTCGATCCCGTCCGCTTCCTCGGCAACCGCTCCTCCGGCAAGCAGGGCTACGCCCTCGCCCGCACGGCCGCCGCACGCGGCGCCCGCGTGACGCTGGTCGCCGCCAACACCACGGGACTGCCCGACCCGGCGGGCGTGGACGTCGTCCCGGTCGGTACGGCCGTGCAGCTGCGGGAGGCGGTGCTGAAGGCGGCCGCCGACGCCGACGCCGTGGTGATGGCCGCCGCCGTCGCCGACTTCCGCCCCGCGGTCTACGCGGCCGGAAAGATCAAGAAGAAGGACGGCCAGGAACCCGAGCCGATCGTCCTGGTGCGGAATCCGGACATCCTCGCGGAGATCTCGGCCGACCGGGCGCGGTCCGGACAGGTGATCGTCGGCTTCGCCGCCGAGACCGACGACGTCCTCGCCAACGGCCGGACCAAGCTGGCCCGCAAGGGCTGCGACCTGCTCGTGGTGAACGAGGTGGGAGAGCGCAAGACCTTCGGCTCCGAGGAGAACGAGGCCGTGGTGCTCGGCGCCGACGGCAGCGAGACGCCGGTGCCGCACGGGCCGAAGGAGGCTCTCGCCGACATCGTCTGGGACCTCGTGACGGCCCGTTTGGGTTAA
- a CDS encoding primosomal protein N' has translation MSSENEQGGGGAGGAPPEQLALIRESVRGAKVPRAKPRTWRGAELAERLPVARVLVDKGVLHLDRYFDYAVPAELDADAQPGVRVRVRFGAGRHRVRDGRREGGGLIDGFLVERLAESDYAGPLAALAQVVSPEPVLSEELLRLARAVADRYAGSLADVLQLAVPPRSARAEKRSSPEPLPPPPVPGAGSWSRYEHGAAFVESLASGGAPRAVWNALPGPGWSEEIARAVAATLASGRGALVVVPDGRAAARVDAALTEVLGEGRHALLTADAGPEKRYAQWLAVSRGSVRAVVGTRAAMFAPVRDLGLVAIWDDGDDSHSEQHAPQPHARDVLLLRAALDKCASLLGSWSCTVEAAQLVENGWARPLVAGREQVRQFAPLVRTVGDGDLARDEAARAARLPTLAWQAVRDGLRHGPVLVQVPRRGYVPRMACAQCRAPARCRHCAGPLEARDAGALQCAWCGRAENDWHCPECGGFRLRAQVVGARRTAEELGRAFPTVPVRTSGREQVLDTVPGTPALVVSTPGAEPVAEGGYAAALLLDGWAMLGRPDLRAGEDALRRWIAAGALVRPQPDGGTVVVVAEPTLRPVQALVRWDPVGHAVRELGERAELGFPPVSRMAAVSGTAEALAGFLGTAELPSDAEVLGPVPVPVVRAGAPRRAGAPPPGEHWERVLVRVPPGSGAALAAALKSAQAARMARGSGAGGEEAVRVRIDPPDIG, from the coding sequence GTGAGCAGCGAGAACGAGCAGGGGGGCGGGGGCGCCGGAGGGGCGCCGCCGGAGCAGCTCGCGCTCATTCGGGAGAGCGTGCGGGGAGCCAAGGTGCCCCGGGCCAAGCCAAGGACCTGGCGGGGTGCCGAGCTGGCCGAGCGGCTGCCGGTCGCGCGGGTGCTCGTGGACAAGGGCGTGCTCCATCTCGACCGCTACTTCGACTACGCCGTCCCCGCCGAGCTGGACGCCGACGCGCAGCCCGGGGTGCGGGTGCGGGTGCGGTTCGGGGCCGGTCGGCACCGGGTGCGGGACGGGCGCCGCGAGGGCGGGGGGCTCATCGACGGGTTCCTGGTCGAGCGGCTCGCCGAGTCCGACTACGCGGGGCCGCTGGCCGCGCTGGCCCAGGTGGTGTCGCCCGAGCCGGTGCTGAGCGAGGAACTGCTGCGGCTCGCACGCGCGGTCGCCGACCGGTACGCGGGCAGCCTCGCGGATGTGCTCCAGCTGGCCGTGCCGCCGCGCAGCGCGCGGGCCGAGAAGAGGTCCTCGCCCGAGCCGCTTCCGCCGCCGCCCGTGCCGGGTGCCGGAAGCTGGTCGCGGTACGAGCACGGGGCCGCCTTCGTCGAGTCGCTGGCCTCCGGCGGCGCACCGCGCGCCGTGTGGAACGCCCTGCCCGGTCCCGGCTGGAGCGAGGAGATCGCCCGGGCCGTCGCCGCCACGCTGGCCTCCGGACGCGGCGCACTGGTCGTCGTACCGGACGGCCGGGCCGCCGCGCGGGTCGACGCCGCGTTGACCGAGGTGCTGGGCGAGGGGCGACATGCGCTGCTCACGGCCGACGCCGGGCCCGAGAAGCGGTACGCGCAGTGGCTCGCCGTCAGCCGCGGGTCGGTGCGGGCCGTCGTGGGGACCCGGGCCGCCATGTTCGCGCCCGTGCGGGATCTCGGGCTCGTCGCGATCTGGGACGACGGGGACGACAGCCACAGCGAGCAGCACGCCCCGCAGCCGCATGCGCGGGATGTGCTGCTGTTGCGGGCGGCACTCGACAAGTGCGCGTCCCTGCTCGGGAGTTGGAGCTGCACGGTGGAGGCCGCGCAGCTCGTGGAGAACGGCTGGGCGCGGCCCCTGGTGGCGGGCAGAGAACAGGTGCGGCAGTTCGCGCCGCTGGTGCGGACGGTCGGGGACGGAGACCTCGCGCGGGACGAGGCCGCGCGCGCCGCCCGGCTGCCCACGCTCGCCTGGCAGGCCGTCCGGGACGGGCTGCGGCACGGGCCGGTGCTGGTGCAGGTGCCCCGGCGGGGGTACGTGCCGAGGATGGCCTGCGCCCAGTGCCGGGCGCCGGCCCGCTGCCGGCACTGTGCCGGTCCGCTGGAGGCGCGGGACGCCGGGGCGCTGCAGTGCGCATGGTGCGGGCGGGCGGAGAACGACTGGCACTGCCCCGAGTGCGGCGGCTTCCGGTTGCGCGCCCAGGTGGTCGGGGCCCGGCGGACCGCCGAGGAGCTGGGGCGGGCCTTTCCCACCGTCCCGGTACGGACCTCGGGACGCGAGCAGGTGCTGGACACCGTGCCTGGGACTCCCGCGCTGGTCGTGAGCACACCGGGTGCCGAGCCGGTCGCCGAGGGCGGCTACGCGGCGGCCCTGCTGCTGGACGGCTGGGCGATGCTGGGGCGGCCCGACCTGCGGGCCGGTGAGGACGCGCTGCGCCGGTGGATCGCGGCCGGGGCGCTGGTGCGGCCGCAGCCGGACGGGGGCACCGTGGTCGTCGTCGCGGAGCCGACGCTGCGGCCCGTGCAGGCGCTGGTGCGGTGGGATCCCGTCGGGCACGCGGTGCGGGAGCTCGGCGAGCGGGCGGAGCTGGGGTTTCCGCCGGTGTCGCGGATGGCGGCGGTGTCGGGGACGGCGGAGGCGCTCGCCGGGTTCCTCGGTACGGCCGAACTGCCGTCGGACGCCGAGGTGTTGGGGCCGGTTCCGGTACCTGTGGTGCGGGCCGGGGCGCCTCGGCGGGCGGGTGCGCCGCCGCCGGGGGAGCACTGGGAGCGGGTGCTGGTACGGGTGCCGCCGGGGAGCGGGGCGGCGCTCGCCGCCGCCCTGAAGTCGGCGCAGGCCGCCCGGATGGCGCGAGGGAGCGGGGCCGGGGGCGAGGAGGCGGTGCGGGTGCGGATCGATCCGCCGGACATCGGGTGA
- the metK gene encoding methionine adenosyltransferase, which translates to MSRRLFTSESVTEGHPDKIADQISDTILDALLREDPTSRVAVETLITTGLVHVAGEVTTKTYADIATLVRNKILEIGYDSSKKGFDGASCGVSVSIGAQSPDIAQGVDAAYETRVEGDEDELDKQGAGDQGLMFGYATDETPTLMPLPIFLAHRLSKRLSEVRKNGTIPYLRPDGKTQVTIEYDGDKAVRLDTVVVSSQHASDIDLESLLAPDIREFVVEPELKALLDDGIKLDTENYRLLVNPTGRFEIGGPMGDAGLTGRKIIIDTYGGMARHGGGAFSGKDPSKVDRSAAYAMRWVAKNVVAAGLAARCEVQVAYAIGKAEPVGLFVETFGTAKVDHEKIEKAIDEVFDLRPAAIIRDLDLLRPIYAQTAAYGHFGRELPDFTWERTDRVDALRAAVGL; encoded by the coding sequence GTGTCCCGTCGCCTGTTCACCTCGGAGTCCGTGACCGAGGGTCACCCCGACAAGATCGCTGACCAGATCAGCGACACCATTCTCGACGCGCTGCTCCGCGAGGACCCGACCTCCCGGGTCGCCGTCGAGACGCTGATCACCACCGGCCTGGTGCACGTGGCCGGCGAGGTCACGACCAAGACGTACGCGGACATCGCGACGCTGGTCCGCAACAAGATCCTGGAGATCGGCTACGACTCCTCGAAGAAGGGCTTCGACGGCGCCTCCTGCGGCGTCTCGGTCTCGATCGGCGCGCAGTCCCCGGACATCGCCCAGGGCGTGGACGCGGCCTACGAGACCCGGGTCGAGGGCGACGAGGACGAGCTCGACAAGCAGGGCGCCGGCGACCAGGGCCTGATGTTCGGCTACGCGACGGACGAGACGCCGACGCTGATGCCGCTCCCGATCTTCCTGGCGCACCGGCTCTCCAAGCGCCTCTCCGAGGTCCGCAAGAACGGCACCATCCCCTACCTGCGCCCCGACGGCAAGACGCAGGTCACCATCGAGTACGACGGCGACAAGGCCGTCCGCCTCGACACGGTCGTGGTCTCCAGCCAGCACGCCTCCGACATCGACCTGGAGTCGCTGCTCGCCCCCGACATCCGCGAGTTCGTCGTGGAGCCGGAGCTGAAGGCGCTGCTGGACGACGGCATCAAGCTCGACACCGAGAACTACCGTCTGCTGGTCAACCCCACCGGCCGCTTCGAGATCGGCGGCCCGATGGGCGACGCGGGCCTGACCGGCCGCAAGATCATCATCGACACCTACGGCGGCATGGCCCGCCACGGCGGCGGTGCCTTCTCCGGCAAGGACCCGTCCAAGGTCGACCGCTCGGCCGCCTACGCCATGCGCTGGGTCGCCAAGAACGTCGTCGCCGCCGGCCTGGCCGCCCGCTGCGAGGTCCAGGTCGCCTACGCGATCGGCAAGGCGGAGCCCGTCGGTCTCTTCGTCGAGACCTTCGGCACGGCCAAGGTCGACCACGAGAAGATCGAGAAGGCCATCGACGAGGTCTTCGACCTGCGTCCGGCCGCCATCATCCGCGACCTCGACCTGCTCCGCCCGATCTACGCCCAGACCGCCGCGTACGGCCACTTCGGCCGTGAGCTTCCCGACTTCACCTGGGAGCGCACGGACCGCGTGGACGCCCTGCGCGCGGCCGTGGGTCTGTAA
- the fmt gene encoding methionyl-tRNA formyltransferase gives MKLVFAGTPEVAVPALDALISSGRHEVAAVVTRPDAPAGRGRRLVASPVAERAMEAGIEVLRPLKPREPEFLERLREIGPDCCPVVAYGALLPRVALDVPVHGWVNLHFSLLPAWRGAAPVQHSVMAGDEITGASTFLIEEGLDSGPVYGTVTEEIRPTDTSGDLLTRLAFAGAGLLAATMDGIEDGTLKAVPQPGEGITLAPKITVEDAKVVWSAPALRVDRVVRGCTPAPGAWTTFRGERLKLIQVTPVPERTDLGPAEIAVGKNSVHVGTGSYAVELLWVQAQGKKPMRAADWARGVRIGAGETLGD, from the coding sequence ATGAAGCTTGTCTTCGCCGGTACCCCCGAAGTCGCCGTTCCCGCTCTGGACGCTCTCATCTCCTCCGGACGGCACGAGGTGGCCGCCGTGGTCACGCGGCCCGATGCGCCGGCCGGGCGGGGGCGCAGGCTGGTCGCTTCGCCCGTGGCCGAGCGGGCGATGGAGGCCGGGATCGAGGTGCTGCGGCCGCTCAAGCCGCGCGAGCCGGAGTTTCTGGAGCGGCTGAGGGAGATCGGGCCGGACTGCTGCCCGGTGGTGGCCTACGGCGCGCTGCTGCCCCGCGTCGCGCTCGACGTGCCCGTCCACGGGTGGGTCAACCTGCACTTCTCGCTGCTTCCCGCCTGGCGCGGGGCGGCCCCCGTGCAGCACTCCGTCATGGCGGGGGACGAGATCACGGGCGCCTCCACCTTCCTCATCGAGGAGGGGCTGGACTCCGGGCCTGTCTACGGGACCGTCACCGAGGAGATCCGGCCCACCGACACGAGCGGTGACCTGCTCACCCGGCTCGCCTTCGCCGGGGCCGGGCTGCTCGCCGCGACCATGGACGGTATCGAGGACGGCACGCTCAAGGCCGTACCGCAGCCGGGGGAGGGCATCACCCTCGCGCCGAAGATCACTGTCGAGGACGCGAAGGTGGTGTGGTCGGCTCCGGCGCTGCGGGTCGACCGGGTGGTGCGGGGCTGCACCCCGGCCCCCGGTGCCTGGACCACCTTCCGCGGCGAGCGGCTCAAGCTCATCCAGGTCACGCCGGTGCCCGAGCGGACCGACCTCGGCCCCGCAGAGATCGCCGTCGGGAAGAACAGCGTGCACGTGGGGACCGGATCGTACGCCGTGGAACTGCTCTGGGTGCAGGCCCAGGGCAAGAAGCCGATGCGGGCCGCCGACTGGGCTCGTGGCGTGCGCATCGGCGCCGGGGAGACCCTCGGCGACTGA
- the gmk gene encoding guanylate kinase — protein MAATFRGTTPEPPDDRPRLTVLSGPSGVGKSTVVAHMRKEHPEVWLSVSATTRKPRPGEKHGVHYFFVSDEEMDKLIANGELLEWAEFAGNRYGTPRAAVLEHLEAGVPVLLEIDLQGARQVRETMPEGRLVFLAPPSWEELVRRLTGRGTEAPDVIERRLDAARVELAAEPEFDETLVNTSVKDVARELLALMDVV, from the coding sequence ATGGCTGCAACATTCCGGGGGACGACCCCCGAGCCCCCGGACGATCGTCCGCGGCTGACCGTGCTCTCCGGCCCCTCCGGGGTCGGCAAGAGCACGGTCGTCGCCCATATGCGCAAGGAACACCCCGAGGTCTGGCTCTCGGTGTCGGCGACCACGCGCAAGCCCCGCCCCGGTGAGAAGCACGGCGTCCACTACTTCTTCGTCTCCGACGAGGAGATGGACAAACTGATCGCCAACGGCGAACTCCTGGAGTGGGCCGAATTCGCCGGCAACCGCTACGGCACCCCGCGCGCCGCGGTCCTCGAGCACCTGGAGGCCGGCGTGCCGGTTCTCCTGGAGATCGACCTCCAGGGCGCCCGGCAGGTCCGCGAGACCATGCCGGAGGGCCGGCTGGTGTTCCTGGCCCCTCCGTCCTGGGAGGAGCTGGTGCGCAGGCTCACCGGGCGCGGCACCGAGGCGCCCGACGTGATCGAGCGGCGGCTGGACGCGGCCAGGGTCGAGCTCGCGGCCGAGCCGGAGTTCGACGAAACCCTGGTCAACACCTCTGTCAAGGACGTGGCGCGCGAGCTGCTAGCCTTGATGGACGTTGTGTGA
- a CDS encoding integration host factor, whose protein sequence is MALPPLTPEQRAAALEKAAAARRERAEVKNRLKHSGASLHEVIKQGQENDVIGKMKVSALLESLPGVGKVRAKQIMERLGISESRRVRGLGSNQIASLEREFGSTGS, encoded by the coding sequence GTGGCTCTTCCGCCCCTTACCCCTGAACAGCGCGCAGCCGCGCTCGAAAAGGCCGCCGCGGCTCGCCGGGAGCGGGCCGAGGTCAAGAATCGACTCAAGCACTCCGGCGCCTCTCTTCACGAGGTCATCAAGCAGGGCCAGGAAAACGACGTCATCGGCAAGATGAAGGTCTCCGCCCTGCTCGAGTCCCTGCCGGGCGTGGGCAAGGTCCGCGCCAAGCAGATCATGGAGCGACTCGGGATCTCCGAGAGCCGCCGCGTGCGTGGTCTCGGTTCCAACCAGATCGCCTCCCTGGAGCGCGAGTTCGGCAGCACCGGCTCCTGA
- the rpoZ gene encoding DNA-directed RNA polymerase subunit omega has translation MSSSITAPEGIINPPIDELLEATDSKYSLVIYAAKRARQINAYYSQLGEGLLEYVGPLVDTHVHEKPLSIALREINAGLLTSEAIEGPAQ, from the coding sequence GTGTCCTCTTCCATCACCGCGCCCGAGGGCATCATCAACCCTCCGATCGACGAGCTCCTCGAGGCCACCGACTCGAAGTACAGCCTCGTGATCTACGCGGCCAAGCGCGCCCGTCAGATCAACGCGTACTACTCGCAGCTCGGCGAGGGCCTCCTCGAGTACGTCGGTCCGCTCGTCGACACCCACGTCCACGAGAAGCCGCTCTCCATTGCCCTGCGCGAGATCAACGCGGGTCTGCTGACGTCCGAGGCCATCGAGGGCCCGGCGCAGTAG
- a CDS encoding tripartite tricarboxylate transporter substrate binding protein, producing the protein MRGRSHALRGALLALSLLLGTGCQVLPDGEPADTGLRIMVPNTPGGGYDTTARTVARVLQETGVESGVQVFNLPGAGGTVGLQRIVNERGNGRLVLQMGLGVIGASHVAHTKASINETTALARLVEEAGAVVVRRDSPYRSIDDLIAAWKRNPARLKVGGGSSPGGPDHLLAMELAKAVGIGPHRVGYVAYGGGGGDLLPALLDGKVDFATTGFGEFLDQIDASQLRVLAVTSPRPNDALPGVPTLKASGIDLVFSNWRGVVAPPGIRGADRKRWIEALAAMHRSRQWKAELRRHGWTDAFTTGDAFAAYLSEQDTSVARLVRDLGLD; encoded by the coding sequence ATGAGAGGTCGCTCGCACGCCCTTCGCGGCGCCCTCCTCGCGCTGTCACTGCTCCTCGGCACCGGGTGCCAGGTGCTGCCCGACGGGGAACCGGCCGACACCGGGCTGCGGATCATGGTTCCGAACACCCCCGGTGGCGGATACGACACCACGGCCCGGACGGTGGCCCGCGTGCTGCAGGAGACCGGTGTGGAGTCCGGCGTGCAGGTCTTCAACCTGCCGGGAGCAGGCGGCACGGTGGGCCTGCAGCGCATCGTGAACGAGCGGGGCAACGGCAGACTCGTCTTGCAGATGGGGCTCGGAGTGATCGGTGCGTCGCACGTGGCACACACGAAGGCGTCCATCAACGAGACCACCGCGCTGGCCCGGCTGGTCGAGGAGGCCGGCGCGGTGGTCGTGCGCCGTGACTCGCCCTACCGGTCGATCGACGATCTGATCGCCGCCTGGAAGAGGAACCCCGCGCGCTTGAAGGTCGGGGGCGGATCCTCACCCGGCGGACCGGACCACCTGCTGGCCATGGAGTTGGCCAAGGCCGTCGGTATCGGCCCGCACCGGGTCGGCTACGTCGCCTACGGCGGCGGTGGCGGCGACCTGCTGCCCGCTCTCCTCGACGGCAAGGTCGACTTCGCCACCACCGGCTTCGGCGAGTTCCTCGACCAGATCGACGCCAGTCAGCTCAGGGTCCTGGCGGTGACCAGCCCACGACCGAACGACGCACTGCCCGGAGTACCGACCCTCAAGGCGTCCGGCATCGACCTGGTCTTCAGCAACTGGCGGGGAGTCGTGGCGCCGCCCGGCATCCGAGGCGCCGACCGGAAGCGGTGGATCGAAGCGCTGGCAGCGATGCACCGGTCCCGGCAATGGAAAGCGGAGCTCCGCCGCCACGGCTGGACCGACGCGTTCACCACCGGCGACGCCTTCGCCGCGTACCTGTCCGAACAGGACACGTCGGTGGCCCGTCTCGTCAGGGATCTCGGACTGGACTGA